One region of Oryzias latipes chromosome 6, ASM223467v1 genomic DNA includes:
- the LOC111947515 gene encoding zinc finger protein 213-like encodes MDEEKADSYTDLKAALLEKFDISPETHRQQFRAVSLPAGETPTETYHRLKGLYCRWIRPEQHLKEEIGEKIILEQLLRVFPPDVRTWVKEHEPTDGLTAAKLALQYLNARKGSLPPRGTSSAPRSGQPASLVRLTRGDSQPERPGTTASRRDQQDSGKTFTCYYCQQPGHKASVCPLRKTKVTGSCYAPRDKDEHVKKELQQKTHKTVTVNGQKVTALLDTGSFTSLVKKSVVPISSVDLNNKTDILCVHGDKHTYPNAEVTVVIDDQPYLITVGVVDHLPVDILLDRGFPMLMGLLQSEEYIHETDVSAPVITRSKAKMGVQPLPDLDSSMCQNATQKVKKTTSF; translated from the coding sequence ATGGATGAGGAAAAAGCAGACTCATACACTGACCTCAAAGCTGCTTTGTTGGaaaaatttgacatttcaccTGAAACCCACAGGCAGCAGTTCCGAGCGGTTTCCCTGCCAGCAGGTGAAACGCCTACAGAGACATACCACCGTCTCAAAGGACTTTATTGTCGATGGATACGACCGGAGCAGCATTTAAAGGAGGAAATTGGTGAGAAAATCATCCTGGAGCAGCTTCTGCGAGTGTTCCCTCCTGATGTCCGGACCTGGGTGAAGGAACATGAGCCGACGGATGGGCTGACAGCTGCCAAGCTTGCTCTTCAGTACCTGAATGCACGAAAAGGATCTCTGCCTCCTCGAGGGACCAGCAGTGCACCTCGTTCAGGACAACCAGCATCACTTGTTCGTTTGACAAGGGGAGATAGCCAGCCGGAACGTCCAGGTACCACAGCCAGTCGCCGAGACCAGCAGGACTCTGGTAAGACTTTTACTTGCTATTACTGTCAGCAGCCGGGCCACAAGGCTTCAGTGTGTCCCCTACGCAAGACTAAGGTAACTGGTTCCTGCTACGCTCCACGTGATAAAgatgaacatgtaaaaaaagaactgcaaCAGAAAACTCACAAAACTGTGACTGTGAATGGACAAAAAGTGACTGCTTTATTAGACACTGGTAGTTTCACATCTCTTGTaaagaaaagtgttgttccTATCAGTAGTGTGGACCTTAATAACAAAACAGACATTCTGTGTGTTCATGGTGACAAACATACATATCCAAATGCAGAGGTAACAGTTGTTATTGATGACCAACCCTATTTAATAACTGTTGGAGTAGTTGATCATTTACCAGTTGACATTCTTTTGGATAGGGGTTTTCCTATGTTAATGGGTTTGCTACAAAGTGAAGAGTATATTCATGAAACTGATGTTTCAGCTCCAGTAATTACACGATCTAAAGCTAAAATGGGGGTTCAACCACTGCCAGACTTGGACAGTAGTATGTGTCAGAATGCCACCCAGAAGGTCAAAAAAACAACGTCGTTTTGA